A section of the Mesorhizobium loti genome encodes:
- a CDS encoding tyrosine-type recombinase/integrase, whose translation MDLTTDAGHSAGHYHDDTPFAEERDRYLRHCAECGATPASLTIKRNELLWIATRLGPDAASEGIDIEALRRIAIERQQAHGAVTAARRVVDIGRPWLRFLGWWREPSAGFEYQNQLDDYVRWMRDERGFTPSTLEQWTRVIGRFLRWCDETNRHLGNLQAGDIDAYFVTQATGRWSRVSVANTASALRGFLRYAGKRGMCADSLAGSICRPRLYRQESLPYAPDWSDVQRMLADAETDKPRDIRDRAILLLLAVYGMRSGEVVALRLDQIDWSGRTLRLFRLKRRQLQIYPLVSSVAEALARYIDTVRPPSSCPEIFLCMQAPRRPLKAGSIYDVANRRFVALGIEAAHRGGHALRHACASRLLAEGLSIKEIGDHLGHSSAATTSIYAKVNIKALREVAAFDLGELQ comes from the coding sequence ATGGATCTGACGACTGATGCCGGCCATTCGGCCGGCCACTACCATGATGACACGCCGTTTGCCGAAGAGCGGGACCGTTACCTTCGCCACTGTGCTGAATGCGGGGCGACTCCCGCTTCGCTGACGATAAAGCGCAACGAGCTGTTGTGGATTGCCACGCGTCTCGGCCCGGATGCCGCTTCGGAAGGCATCGACATCGAGGCACTTCGACGGATTGCCATTGAGAGGCAACAGGCCCACGGAGCGGTCACAGCGGCGCGAAGAGTAGTCGATATCGGACGACCTTGGCTTCGATTTCTCGGCTGGTGGCGTGAACCGAGTGCCGGGTTTGAGTATCAGAACCAACTCGACGATTATGTGAGATGGATGCGCGATGAGCGCGGATTCACACCATCGACACTCGAGCAATGGACCCGTGTGATCGGTAGGTTCCTGCGCTGGTGTGACGAGACAAATCGGCATCTTGGCAATCTTCAGGCCGGCGACATAGACGCTTATTTCGTTACCCAGGCAACGGGACGATGGTCCCGCGTGTCGGTCGCCAATACCGCTTCGGCTCTGCGCGGATTTCTGCGCTACGCAGGAAAGCGGGGAATGTGCGCAGACAGTCTAGCCGGATCGATTTGCCGTCCCCGGCTCTATCGACAGGAGTCTCTGCCGTACGCCCCGGACTGGTCAGACGTGCAGCGCATGTTGGCCGATGCCGAGACCGACAAGCCGCGAGACATCCGCGATCGTGCAATCCTACTGCTGCTTGCGGTCTATGGAATGCGCAGCGGGGAAGTAGTGGCATTGCGCCTCGATCAGATCGACTGGTCCGGTCGGACGCTCAGGCTTTTCCGTCTGAAGCGCCGCCAGCTGCAGATCTATCCACTTGTTTCGTCTGTTGCTGAGGCGCTCGCCCGCTACATCGACACGGTGCGGCCGCCGTCATCGTGCCCAGAGATCTTCCTTTGCATGCAAGCACCCCGTCGGCCGTTGAAGGCGGGGAGCATCTATGATGTCGCGAACCGCAGATTTGTCGCGCTTGGAATCGAAGCGGCTCATCGCGGAGGGCATGCACTGCGCCATGCCTGCGCCTCTCGGCTTCTTGCCGAAGGTCTGTCGATAAAGGAGATCGGAGATCATTTGGGACACAGTAGCGCGGCGACAACCAGTATCTACGCCAAGGTGAACATCAAGGCCCTTCGCGAGGTTGCTGCATTCGACCTGGGAGAACTCCAATGA
- a CDS encoding IS5 family transposase yields the protein MRGGDNRTGELFSYVDLEARVRRDHPLRAIRRIVNEALAALERDFAALYSPIGRPSIPPEKLLRAMLLQAFYSIRSERLLMERLEYDLLFRWFVGIGVDDAAWDHSVFSKNRDRLLEGDIAAKFLNAVLAQPKVKKLLSTDHFSVDGTLIEAWASMKSFKRKDGLDEPPSGGGRNEEADFHGQKRSNETHASTTDRDARLFRKGKGKEAKLSFMGHGLMENRHGLLVDACLTLADGHAERVAALHMIEPRAERPQAITLGADKAYDAEDFINELRSMKVTPHVAQNTNGRRSAIDRRTTRHVGYVVSQRIRKRIEEAFGWIKVIAGQEKTKFRGRDRVGWAFTFAAAAYNLVRLPKLIAVPT from the coding sequence GTGCGCGGCGGCGACAATCGAACTGGCGAGTTGTTCAGCTACGTTGATCTCGAGGCGCGGGTTCGGCGCGATCATCCACTGCGCGCGATCCGTCGGATAGTGAATGAGGCGCTGGCAGCGTTAGAGCGGGACTTCGCGGCGCTGTATTCGCCGATCGGGCGACCTTCGATCCCGCCGGAGAAGCTGCTCAGGGCAATGCTGTTGCAGGCGTTCTATTCGATCCGCTCTGAACGGCTTTTGATGGAGCGGCTGGAATACGATCTTCTGTTCCGCTGGTTCGTCGGCATCGGCGTTGACGACGCGGCCTGGGATCACTCGGTCTTCTCGAAGAACCGCGACCGGCTGCTGGAGGGCGACATCGCGGCGAAGTTCTTGAACGCTGTCCTGGCGCAGCCCAAGGTGAAGAAGCTTCTCTCCACGGATCACTTCTCAGTCGACGGCACCTTGATCGAGGCCTGGGCGTCGATGAAGAGCTTCAAGCGGAAGGACGGCTTGGATGAGCCACCGTCGGGTGGCGGGCGCAATGAGGAGGCGGACTTCCATGGCCAGAAGCGCTCGAACGAGACGCATGCCTCGACCACTGATCGTGATGCTCGGCTGTTCCGCAAGGGGAAAGGCAAGGAGGCCAAGCTCAGCTTCATGGGGCACGGGCTGATGGAGAACCGGCATGGTCTTCTGGTTGATGCCTGCCTGACGCTGGCCGACGGGCATGCCGAACGAGTGGCGGCTCTGCACATGATCGAACCCCGCGCCGAGCGACCGCAAGCCATCACCCTCGGCGCCGACAAGGCCTATGACGCGGAGGACTTCATTAACGAGTTGCGCTCGATGAAGGTGACGCCACACGTGGCGCAGAACACGAACGGGCGCCGTTCCGCTATAGATCGTCGCACGACCCGGCACGTCGGCTATGTCGTCAGCCAGCGCATCCGCAAACGCATCGAGGAGGCGTTCGGCTGGATCAAGGTCATCGCAGGTCAAGAGAAGACGAAGTTCCGCGGTCGCGACCGTGTCGGATGGGCCTTCACCTTCGCGGCTGCCGCCTACAATCTGGTGCGGCTGCCCAAGTTGATCGCGGTGCCGACATGA